The following proteins are encoded in a genomic region of Sander lucioperca isolate FBNREF2018 chromosome 23, SLUC_FBN_1.2, whole genome shotgun sequence:
- the ncapg2 gene encoding condensin-2 complex subunit G2 isoform X3, with protein sequence MSKREAFLEAACQENVEEFLRFIQLHKNKTEPFDVEEVVQEMPRDQRQTLWGKLASLLQDVLQELPPERWVQGRDEGMEVELAADPKHVMAVVDGVTLVAAVSLKVLQDGDTYSALLEITHRLHDVLVSLPVSEAPLQLHIHKLCEAWWKKGLKEKEQFGRTAFFISLQKSFILKKPGAEIQRVWSLHDVLWSLDYTSEGDKQIINLLIQCFHRPIYIRSDDGKRFLVFLFSWNVDFIWVIHGTIKNQLEFYSKKMTTHITEIYFRAWNKASGDFLERIENSCIQDFMQNAIFLHRTSPVHAKVRQIVSYFHTRKGCSKVDKMLCNLYKPILWKALSAPNFEVRANATLLFTEAFPVHDPEQNNKNIDEVIQKQLDTVMGLLDDPHPTVRSNATLGVCKILAKCWELLPSIIITDFLKKLVMELAADNSSPDVRCSVFKCLTIVLDNTLSHPILEKLLPTLKYSLHDNSEKVRTAFLDMLIKVKAVRAAKFWDVCNMDHLLARLAIDSHPVSKRIVDLLYKSFFPVNDSESEWCCRCITLIQMNPMAARKFYQHAHKHTAPTNIIKLMLAIRRVLNSCIQTDTDLSQINDSNKENSAQAEPLLGKDLVVVSSLLEVVAILWRSVEKALKQNEEAQKYTVAKFGNVMAKYFQAFEDERCTVPLIQLASFMPPAAVPTFSCGILSRLRRMDSGATLTQYSQLLDCMCCWGQAADILELVTDWLTEALPKQGANTNRRVRIQETVEAKPDLALAYLEYLFSNTSTREKVLALGQKPLKQLHTVLGNWRLVLYTHLSSPTEDPKSPSMETALKVFMYHVRLGAHLQHNSSEGREYLLSLEHVAAWVAERVLPFLAKRTNDDDDDESEKSQPLAAQITESFLTVCRDVLLVGLGDETFKGQILHLCSLTLLSEAGYLCIPAVLPILKEVVDSYGPEDNNNNPAQENEEDATTVVLGVVGNIFQKIVELLARRLRKEPEEGKQLCQSAVPGLTDFLQVAVTWDKAPLRGVFSTLFAVIIVEKRHLLQKITHPEEVIAPESVEDMPPLSSILLSVILKLPSLTRAFLTEVCSSLDSEAISSLSELASVLHVLAVIKHTGQSKAGLKSAAICVQQQLYKHAVPSVDTRDIQGVIYETSLKTLNEILDL encoded by the exons ATGTCCAAGCGAGAGGCGTTTTTAGAGGCTGCCTGTCAGGAAAATGTGGAAGAATTCCTTCGCTTTATCCAGCTTCAT AAGAACAAAACAGAGCCTTTCGATGTGGAGGAGGTGGTGCAGGAGATGCCCAGAGACCAGAGGCAGACTCTGTGGGGAAAACTGGCTTCACTCCTTCAGGATGTCCTGCAGGAGTTGCCTCCGGAGCGCTGGGTGCAGGGCAGGGATGAGGGCATGGAAGTGGAGTTGGCTGCAGACCCT AAACATGTCATGGCTGTTGTGGATGGCGTGACACTAGTGGCTGCTGTGTCCTTAAAGGTCCTACAAGACGGTGACACCTACAGTGCCCTTCTGGAAATAACCCACAGGCTTCACG ATGTTCTAGTGTCGCTGCCTGTCTCAGAGGCACCCCTGCAGCTCCATATCCACAAACTGTGTGAGGCCTGGTGGAAGAAGGGGCTGAAGGAGAAAGAACAGTTTGGTCGCACTGCTTTCTTCATCTCTCTGCAGAAGAGCTTCATTTTGAAGAAACCA GGTGCTGAGATCCAAAGAGTCTGGAGTCTCCATGATGTGCTTTGGAGTCTGGACTACACATCAGAAGGCGACAAGCAGATAATCAACTTGTTGATTCAGTGCTTTCACCGTCCTATTTACATTAGAAGCGATGAC GGAAAGCGATTCCTGGTGTTTCTTTTCAGCTGGAATGTCGACTTCATCTGGGTTATTCATGGCACCATCAAAAACCAGCTAGAGTTTTATAGCAA GAAGATGACCACTCATATTACGGAGATCTACTTCAGAGCCTGGAATAAGGCTAGCGGGGACTTTCTGGAGAGGATTGAGAACTCATGCATTCAGGATTTTATGCAGAATGCGATCTTCCTTCATAGAACATCTCCTGTCCATGCCAAAGTCCGACAG ATCGTAAGCTATTTCCACACAAGGAAGGGCTGTAGCAAGGTGGACAAGATGCTCTGTAATCTCTACAAGCCCATTCTCTGGAAAGCTTTAAGT GCTCCAAACTTTGAGGTGCGTGCAAATGCCACTTTGCTTTTCACGGAGGCCTTCCCAGTCCATGACCCAGAGCAGAACAACAAGAATATAGATGAGGTCATTCAAAAGCAGCTGGACACAGTGATG GGCCTCCTTGATGACCCTCATCCCACTGTACGCTCCAATGCTACCCTGGGAGTGTGTAAGATCCTGGCCAAGTGCTGGGAGCTCCTCCCTAGTATCATCATCACAGACTTCCTGAAGAAGCTGGTGATGGAGCTGGCGGCTGACAACAGCTCCCCTGATGTCCGGTGCTCAGTCTTCAAG TGTCTGACTATTGTCTTGGACAACACTCTCAGCCATCCAATATTGGAAAAACTCCTGCCTACTCTCAAATACAGCCTTCACGACAACTCAGAGAAAGTCCGCACAGCTTTCCTTGACATGCTTATTAAGGTCAAGGCAGTGCGTGCTGCCAAG TTTTGGGATGTGTGCAACATGGACCACCTGCTGGCCCGTCTGGCTATCGATTCCCATCCGGTTTCCAAGCGCATTGTCGATCTGCTCTACAAGTCCTTCTTCCCCGTCAACGATTCCGAGAGCGAGTGGTGCTGTCGGTGCATCACCCTCATCCAGATGAACCCCATGGCTGCCAGGAAGTTCTACCAGCAtgcccacaaacacacagccccCACTAACATAA TAAAGCTGATGTTGGCCATTCGCCGTGTTCTGAACAGCTGTATCCAGACTGACACTGACCTGTCCCAGATTAATGACAGCAACAAGGAGAACAGTGCA CAGGCTGAACCTCTACTTGGGAAAGACTTGGTCGTCGTGTCCAGTCTGCTGGAGGTTGTGGCCATCCTGTGGAGAAGTGTCGAGAAGGCCCTGAAACAAAATGAAGAGGCCCAGAAGTACACTGTTGCCAAGTTTGGAAATGTCATGGCCAAGTATTTCCAGGCTTTTGAG GATGAGCGGTGTACTGTTCCTCTCATACAACTGGCCTCATTTATGCCCCCAGCTGCAGTTCCAACATTCAG CTGTGGCATCCTGTCCAGACTGAGGAGGATGGACTCAGGAGCAACGTTAACACAGTACAGCCAGCTGTTAGACTGCATGTGCTGCTGGGGCCAAGCTGCTGACATCCTCGAACTCGTCACTGACTGGCTAACTGAGGCTCTGCCCAAGCAAGGG GCGAACACCAATCGAAGAGTGCGTATCCAGGAGACTGTGGAGGCCAAACCAGACCTGGCACTCGCTTACCTGGAGTACCTATTCAGCAACACGTCAACACGGGAGAAAGTCCTGGCTCTTGGTCAGAAACCTCTGAAACAGCTCCATACAGTTCTAGGAAACTGGAGG TTGGTCCTGTACACTCACCTCAGCTCCCCGACAGAAGACCCTAAAAGTCCCAGTATGGAGACTGCGCTGAAAGTCTTCATGTACCACGTGCGTCTCGGTGCACATctgcaacataat TCCTCCGAGGGTCGAGAGTACTTGCTCTCTCTGGAGCATGTGGCAGCGTGGGTAGCTGAGAGGGTGTTGCCCTTCCTGGCTAAACGTACCAacgatgatgatgacgatgagtCGGAGAAGTCACAACCACTGGCTGCACAGATAACTGAG AGTTTCCTGACGGTGTGCCGAGACGTTTTACTTGTGGGTTTGGGCGACGAGACGTTCAAGGGTCAAATCCTCCACTTGTGCTCGCTCACCCTCCTCTCCG AGGCAGGCTACCTGTGTATTCCTGCAGTGCTCCCGATTCTGAAGGAGGTGGTGGACAGCTACGGACCTgaggacaacaacaacaaccccgCTCAGGAAAATGAGGAAGATGCAACCACTGTCGTTCTGGGTGTGGTGGGCAACATCTTTCAGAAGATTGTAGAGCTCTTGGCTCGCCGTCTTAGAAAGGAACCAGAGGAGGGAAAACAG CTGTGTCAGTCAGCCGTTCCTGGCCTGACAGACTTCCTCCAAGTGGCAGTGACCTGGGACAAAGCACCTCTCAGGGGGGTCTTCTCTACTCTTTTTGCTGTCATCATCGTGGAGAAGAGACATTTGCTTCAGAAG ATCACCCATCCTGAAGAGGTGATCGCCCCAGAGTCAGTGGAGGACATGCCTCCTCTGTCCAGCATCCTACTGTCTGTCATCCTCAAATTACCCTCTCTTACCAG GGCATTTTTGACAGAAGTCTGCTCCTCTTTGGACTCTGAGGCCATCAGCAGTCTGAGTGAACTAGCTTCTGTTCTGCACGTCTTGGCGGTCATCAAACACA CAGGGCAGTCTAAAGCAGGTTTGAAGAGCGCAGCCATATGTGTTCAGCAGCAGCTTTACAAGCATGCAGTCCCATCTGTAGACACCAGAGACATCCAGGG GGTTATTTATGAAACTTCATTGAAGACTTTGAATGAAATTCTGGATTTATAA
- the ncapg2 gene encoding condensin-2 complex subunit G2 isoform X2 — translation MSKREAFLEAACQENVEEFLRFIQLHKNKTEPFDVEEVVQEMPRDQRQTLWGKLASLLQDVLQELPPERWVQGRDEGMEVELAADPKHVMAVVDGVTLVAAVSLKVLQDGDTYSALLEITHRLHDVLVSLPVSEAPLQLHIHKLCEAWWKKGLKEKEQFGRTAFFISLQKSFILKKPGAEIQRVWSLHDVLWSLDYTSEGDKQIINLLIQCFHRPIYIRSDDGKRFLVFLFSWNVDFIWVIHGTIKNQLEFYSKKMTTHITEIYFRAWNKASGDFLERIENSCIQDFMQNAIFLHRTSPVHAKVRQIVSYFHTRKGCSKVDKMLCNLYKPILWKALSAPNFEVRANATLLFTEAFPVHDPEQNNKNIDEVIQKQLDTVMGLLDDPHPTVRSNATLGVCKILAKCWELLPSIIITDFLKKLVMELAADNSSPDVRCSVFKCLTIVLDNTLSHPILEKLLPTLKYSLHDNSEKVRTAFLDMLIKVKAVRAAKFWDVCNMDHLLARLAIDSHPVSKRIVDLLYKSFFPVNDSESEWCCRCITLIQMNPMAARKFYQHAHKHTAPTNIIKLMLAIRRVLNSCIQTDTDLSQINDSNKENSAAEPLLGKDLVVVSSLLEVVAILWRSVEKALKQNEEAQKYTVAKFGNVMAKYFQAFEDERCTVPLIQLASFMPPAAVPTFSCGILSRLRRMDSGATLTQYSQLLDCMCCWGQAADILELVTDWLTEALPKQGDKANTNRRVRIQETVEAKPDLALAYLEYLFSNTSTREKVLALGQKPLKQLHTVLGNWRLVLYTHLSSPTEDPKSPSMETALKVFMYHVRLGAHLQHNSSEGREYLLSLEHVAAWVAERVLPFLAKRTNDDDDDESEKSQPLAAQITESFLTVCRDVLLVGLGDETFKGQILHLCSLTLLSEAGYLCIPAVLPILKEVVDSYGPEDNNNNPAQENEEDATTVVLGVVGNIFQKIVELLARRLRKEPEEGKQLCQSAVPGLTDFLQVAVTWDKAPLRGVFSTLFAVIIVEKRHLLQKITHPEEVIAPESVEDMPPLSSILLSVILKLPSLTRAFLTEVCSSLDSEAISSLSELASVLHVLAVIKHTGQSKAGLKSAAICVQQQLYKHAVPSVDTRDIQGVIYETSLKTLNEILDL, via the exons ATGTCCAAGCGAGAGGCGTTTTTAGAGGCTGCCTGTCAGGAAAATGTGGAAGAATTCCTTCGCTTTATCCAGCTTCAT AAGAACAAAACAGAGCCTTTCGATGTGGAGGAGGTGGTGCAGGAGATGCCCAGAGACCAGAGGCAGACTCTGTGGGGAAAACTGGCTTCACTCCTTCAGGATGTCCTGCAGGAGTTGCCTCCGGAGCGCTGGGTGCAGGGCAGGGATGAGGGCATGGAAGTGGAGTTGGCTGCAGACCCT AAACATGTCATGGCTGTTGTGGATGGCGTGACACTAGTGGCTGCTGTGTCCTTAAAGGTCCTACAAGACGGTGACACCTACAGTGCCCTTCTGGAAATAACCCACAGGCTTCACG ATGTTCTAGTGTCGCTGCCTGTCTCAGAGGCACCCCTGCAGCTCCATATCCACAAACTGTGTGAGGCCTGGTGGAAGAAGGGGCTGAAGGAGAAAGAACAGTTTGGTCGCACTGCTTTCTTCATCTCTCTGCAGAAGAGCTTCATTTTGAAGAAACCA GGTGCTGAGATCCAAAGAGTCTGGAGTCTCCATGATGTGCTTTGGAGTCTGGACTACACATCAGAAGGCGACAAGCAGATAATCAACTTGTTGATTCAGTGCTTTCACCGTCCTATTTACATTAGAAGCGATGAC GGAAAGCGATTCCTGGTGTTTCTTTTCAGCTGGAATGTCGACTTCATCTGGGTTATTCATGGCACCATCAAAAACCAGCTAGAGTTTTATAGCAA GAAGATGACCACTCATATTACGGAGATCTACTTCAGAGCCTGGAATAAGGCTAGCGGGGACTTTCTGGAGAGGATTGAGAACTCATGCATTCAGGATTTTATGCAGAATGCGATCTTCCTTCATAGAACATCTCCTGTCCATGCCAAAGTCCGACAG ATCGTAAGCTATTTCCACACAAGGAAGGGCTGTAGCAAGGTGGACAAGATGCTCTGTAATCTCTACAAGCCCATTCTCTGGAAAGCTTTAAGT GCTCCAAACTTTGAGGTGCGTGCAAATGCCACTTTGCTTTTCACGGAGGCCTTCCCAGTCCATGACCCAGAGCAGAACAACAAGAATATAGATGAGGTCATTCAAAAGCAGCTGGACACAGTGATG GGCCTCCTTGATGACCCTCATCCCACTGTACGCTCCAATGCTACCCTGGGAGTGTGTAAGATCCTGGCCAAGTGCTGGGAGCTCCTCCCTAGTATCATCATCACAGACTTCCTGAAGAAGCTGGTGATGGAGCTGGCGGCTGACAACAGCTCCCCTGATGTCCGGTGCTCAGTCTTCAAG TGTCTGACTATTGTCTTGGACAACACTCTCAGCCATCCAATATTGGAAAAACTCCTGCCTACTCTCAAATACAGCCTTCACGACAACTCAGAGAAAGTCCGCACAGCTTTCCTTGACATGCTTATTAAGGTCAAGGCAGTGCGTGCTGCCAAG TTTTGGGATGTGTGCAACATGGACCACCTGCTGGCCCGTCTGGCTATCGATTCCCATCCGGTTTCCAAGCGCATTGTCGATCTGCTCTACAAGTCCTTCTTCCCCGTCAACGATTCCGAGAGCGAGTGGTGCTGTCGGTGCATCACCCTCATCCAGATGAACCCCATGGCTGCCAGGAAGTTCTACCAGCAtgcccacaaacacacagccccCACTAACATAA TAAAGCTGATGTTGGCCATTCGCCGTGTTCTGAACAGCTGTATCCAGACTGACACTGACCTGTCCCAGATTAATGACAGCAACAAGGAGAACAGTGCA GCTGAACCTCTACTTGGGAAAGACTTGGTCGTCGTGTCCAGTCTGCTGGAGGTTGTGGCCATCCTGTGGAGAAGTGTCGAGAAGGCCCTGAAACAAAATGAAGAGGCCCAGAAGTACACTGTTGCCAAGTTTGGAAATGTCATGGCCAAGTATTTCCAGGCTTTTGAG GATGAGCGGTGTACTGTTCCTCTCATACAACTGGCCTCATTTATGCCCCCAGCTGCAGTTCCAACATTCAG CTGTGGCATCCTGTCCAGACTGAGGAGGATGGACTCAGGAGCAACGTTAACACAGTACAGCCAGCTGTTAGACTGCATGTGCTGCTGGGGCCAAGCTGCTGACATCCTCGAACTCGTCACTGACTGGCTAACTGAGGCTCTGCCCAAGCAAGGG GACAAGGCGAACACCAATCGAAGAGTGCGTATCCAGGAGACTGTGGAGGCCAAACCAGACCTGGCACTCGCTTACCTGGAGTACCTATTCAGCAACACGTCAACACGGGAGAAAGTCCTGGCTCTTGGTCAGAAACCTCTGAAACAGCTCCATACAGTTCTAGGAAACTGGAGG TTGGTCCTGTACACTCACCTCAGCTCCCCGACAGAAGACCCTAAAAGTCCCAGTATGGAGACTGCGCTGAAAGTCTTCATGTACCACGTGCGTCTCGGTGCACATctgcaacataat TCCTCCGAGGGTCGAGAGTACTTGCTCTCTCTGGAGCATGTGGCAGCGTGGGTAGCTGAGAGGGTGTTGCCCTTCCTGGCTAAACGTACCAacgatgatgatgacgatgagtCGGAGAAGTCACAACCACTGGCTGCACAGATAACTGAG AGTTTCCTGACGGTGTGCCGAGACGTTTTACTTGTGGGTTTGGGCGACGAGACGTTCAAGGGTCAAATCCTCCACTTGTGCTCGCTCACCCTCCTCTCCG AGGCAGGCTACCTGTGTATTCCTGCAGTGCTCCCGATTCTGAAGGAGGTGGTGGACAGCTACGGACCTgaggacaacaacaacaaccccgCTCAGGAAAATGAGGAAGATGCAACCACTGTCGTTCTGGGTGTGGTGGGCAACATCTTTCAGAAGATTGTAGAGCTCTTGGCTCGCCGTCTTAGAAAGGAACCAGAGGAGGGAAAACAG CTGTGTCAGTCAGCCGTTCCTGGCCTGACAGACTTCCTCCAAGTGGCAGTGACCTGGGACAAAGCACCTCTCAGGGGGGTCTTCTCTACTCTTTTTGCTGTCATCATCGTGGAGAAGAGACATTTGCTTCAGAAG ATCACCCATCCTGAAGAGGTGATCGCCCCAGAGTCAGTGGAGGACATGCCTCCTCTGTCCAGCATCCTACTGTCTGTCATCCTCAAATTACCCTCTCTTACCAG GGCATTTTTGACAGAAGTCTGCTCCTCTTTGGACTCTGAGGCCATCAGCAGTCTGAGTGAACTAGCTTCTGTTCTGCACGTCTTGGCGGTCATCAAACACA CAGGGCAGTCTAAAGCAGGTTTGAAGAGCGCAGCCATATGTGTTCAGCAGCAGCTTTACAAGCATGCAGTCCCATCTGTAGACACCAGAGACATCCAGGG GGTTATTTATGAAACTTCATTGAAGACTTTGAATGAAATTCTGGATTTATAA
- the ncapg2 gene encoding condensin-2 complex subunit G2 isoform X1, which produces MSKREAFLEAACQENVEEFLRFIQLHKNKTEPFDVEEVVQEMPRDQRQTLWGKLASLLQDVLQELPPERWVQGRDEGMEVELAADPKHVMAVVDGVTLVAAVSLKVLQDGDTYSALLEITHRLHDVLVSLPVSEAPLQLHIHKLCEAWWKKGLKEKEQFGRTAFFISLQKSFILKKPGAEIQRVWSLHDVLWSLDYTSEGDKQIINLLIQCFHRPIYIRSDDGKRFLVFLFSWNVDFIWVIHGTIKNQLEFYSKKMTTHITEIYFRAWNKASGDFLERIENSCIQDFMQNAIFLHRTSPVHAKVRQIVSYFHTRKGCSKVDKMLCNLYKPILWKALSAPNFEVRANATLLFTEAFPVHDPEQNNKNIDEVIQKQLDTVMGLLDDPHPTVRSNATLGVCKILAKCWELLPSIIITDFLKKLVMELAADNSSPDVRCSVFKCLTIVLDNTLSHPILEKLLPTLKYSLHDNSEKVRTAFLDMLIKVKAVRAAKFWDVCNMDHLLARLAIDSHPVSKRIVDLLYKSFFPVNDSESEWCCRCITLIQMNPMAARKFYQHAHKHTAPTNIIKLMLAIRRVLNSCIQTDTDLSQINDSNKENSAQAEPLLGKDLVVVSSLLEVVAILWRSVEKALKQNEEAQKYTVAKFGNVMAKYFQAFEDERCTVPLIQLASFMPPAAVPTFSCGILSRLRRMDSGATLTQYSQLLDCMCCWGQAADILELVTDWLTEALPKQGDKANTNRRVRIQETVEAKPDLALAYLEYLFSNTSTREKVLALGQKPLKQLHTVLGNWRLVLYTHLSSPTEDPKSPSMETALKVFMYHVRLGAHLQHNSSEGREYLLSLEHVAAWVAERVLPFLAKRTNDDDDDESEKSQPLAAQITESFLTVCRDVLLVGLGDETFKGQILHLCSLTLLSEAGYLCIPAVLPILKEVVDSYGPEDNNNNPAQENEEDATTVVLGVVGNIFQKIVELLARRLRKEPEEGKQLCQSAVPGLTDFLQVAVTWDKAPLRGVFSTLFAVIIVEKRHLLQKITHPEEVIAPESVEDMPPLSSILLSVILKLPSLTRAFLTEVCSSLDSEAISSLSELASVLHVLAVIKHTGQSKAGLKSAAICVQQQLYKHAVPSVDTRDIQGVIYETSLKTLNEILDL; this is translated from the exons ATGTCCAAGCGAGAGGCGTTTTTAGAGGCTGCCTGTCAGGAAAATGTGGAAGAATTCCTTCGCTTTATCCAGCTTCAT AAGAACAAAACAGAGCCTTTCGATGTGGAGGAGGTGGTGCAGGAGATGCCCAGAGACCAGAGGCAGACTCTGTGGGGAAAACTGGCTTCACTCCTTCAGGATGTCCTGCAGGAGTTGCCTCCGGAGCGCTGGGTGCAGGGCAGGGATGAGGGCATGGAAGTGGAGTTGGCTGCAGACCCT AAACATGTCATGGCTGTTGTGGATGGCGTGACACTAGTGGCTGCTGTGTCCTTAAAGGTCCTACAAGACGGTGACACCTACAGTGCCCTTCTGGAAATAACCCACAGGCTTCACG ATGTTCTAGTGTCGCTGCCTGTCTCAGAGGCACCCCTGCAGCTCCATATCCACAAACTGTGTGAGGCCTGGTGGAAGAAGGGGCTGAAGGAGAAAGAACAGTTTGGTCGCACTGCTTTCTTCATCTCTCTGCAGAAGAGCTTCATTTTGAAGAAACCA GGTGCTGAGATCCAAAGAGTCTGGAGTCTCCATGATGTGCTTTGGAGTCTGGACTACACATCAGAAGGCGACAAGCAGATAATCAACTTGTTGATTCAGTGCTTTCACCGTCCTATTTACATTAGAAGCGATGAC GGAAAGCGATTCCTGGTGTTTCTTTTCAGCTGGAATGTCGACTTCATCTGGGTTATTCATGGCACCATCAAAAACCAGCTAGAGTTTTATAGCAA GAAGATGACCACTCATATTACGGAGATCTACTTCAGAGCCTGGAATAAGGCTAGCGGGGACTTTCTGGAGAGGATTGAGAACTCATGCATTCAGGATTTTATGCAGAATGCGATCTTCCTTCATAGAACATCTCCTGTCCATGCCAAAGTCCGACAG ATCGTAAGCTATTTCCACACAAGGAAGGGCTGTAGCAAGGTGGACAAGATGCTCTGTAATCTCTACAAGCCCATTCTCTGGAAAGCTTTAAGT GCTCCAAACTTTGAGGTGCGTGCAAATGCCACTTTGCTTTTCACGGAGGCCTTCCCAGTCCATGACCCAGAGCAGAACAACAAGAATATAGATGAGGTCATTCAAAAGCAGCTGGACACAGTGATG GGCCTCCTTGATGACCCTCATCCCACTGTACGCTCCAATGCTACCCTGGGAGTGTGTAAGATCCTGGCCAAGTGCTGGGAGCTCCTCCCTAGTATCATCATCACAGACTTCCTGAAGAAGCTGGTGATGGAGCTGGCGGCTGACAACAGCTCCCCTGATGTCCGGTGCTCAGTCTTCAAG TGTCTGACTATTGTCTTGGACAACACTCTCAGCCATCCAATATTGGAAAAACTCCTGCCTACTCTCAAATACAGCCTTCACGACAACTCAGAGAAAGTCCGCACAGCTTTCCTTGACATGCTTATTAAGGTCAAGGCAGTGCGTGCTGCCAAG TTTTGGGATGTGTGCAACATGGACCACCTGCTGGCCCGTCTGGCTATCGATTCCCATCCGGTTTCCAAGCGCATTGTCGATCTGCTCTACAAGTCCTTCTTCCCCGTCAACGATTCCGAGAGCGAGTGGTGCTGTCGGTGCATCACCCTCATCCAGATGAACCCCATGGCTGCCAGGAAGTTCTACCAGCAtgcccacaaacacacagccccCACTAACATAA TAAAGCTGATGTTGGCCATTCGCCGTGTTCTGAACAGCTGTATCCAGACTGACACTGACCTGTCCCAGATTAATGACAGCAACAAGGAGAACAGTGCA CAGGCTGAACCTCTACTTGGGAAAGACTTGGTCGTCGTGTCCAGTCTGCTGGAGGTTGTGGCCATCCTGTGGAGAAGTGTCGAGAAGGCCCTGAAACAAAATGAAGAGGCCCAGAAGTACACTGTTGCCAAGTTTGGAAATGTCATGGCCAAGTATTTCCAGGCTTTTGAG GATGAGCGGTGTACTGTTCCTCTCATACAACTGGCCTCATTTATGCCCCCAGCTGCAGTTCCAACATTCAG CTGTGGCATCCTGTCCAGACTGAGGAGGATGGACTCAGGAGCAACGTTAACACAGTACAGCCAGCTGTTAGACTGCATGTGCTGCTGGGGCCAAGCTGCTGACATCCTCGAACTCGTCACTGACTGGCTAACTGAGGCTCTGCCCAAGCAAGGG GACAAGGCGAACACCAATCGAAGAGTGCGTATCCAGGAGACTGTGGAGGCCAAACCAGACCTGGCACTCGCTTACCTGGAGTACCTATTCAGCAACACGTCAACACGGGAGAAAGTCCTGGCTCTTGGTCAGAAACCTCTGAAACAGCTCCATACAGTTCTAGGAAACTGGAGG TTGGTCCTGTACACTCACCTCAGCTCCCCGACAGAAGACCCTAAAAGTCCCAGTATGGAGACTGCGCTGAAAGTCTTCATGTACCACGTGCGTCTCGGTGCACATctgcaacataat TCCTCCGAGGGTCGAGAGTACTTGCTCTCTCTGGAGCATGTGGCAGCGTGGGTAGCTGAGAGGGTGTTGCCCTTCCTGGCTAAACGTACCAacgatgatgatgacgatgagtCGGAGAAGTCACAACCACTGGCTGCACAGATAACTGAG AGTTTCCTGACGGTGTGCCGAGACGTTTTACTTGTGGGTTTGGGCGACGAGACGTTCAAGGGTCAAATCCTCCACTTGTGCTCGCTCACCCTCCTCTCCG AGGCAGGCTACCTGTGTATTCCTGCAGTGCTCCCGATTCTGAAGGAGGTGGTGGACAGCTACGGACCTgaggacaacaacaacaaccccgCTCAGGAAAATGAGGAAGATGCAACCACTGTCGTTCTGGGTGTGGTGGGCAACATCTTTCAGAAGATTGTAGAGCTCTTGGCTCGCCGTCTTAGAAAGGAACCAGAGGAGGGAAAACAG CTGTGTCAGTCAGCCGTTCCTGGCCTGACAGACTTCCTCCAAGTGGCAGTGACCTGGGACAAAGCACCTCTCAGGGGGGTCTTCTCTACTCTTTTTGCTGTCATCATCGTGGAGAAGAGACATTTGCTTCAGAAG ATCACCCATCCTGAAGAGGTGATCGCCCCAGAGTCAGTGGAGGACATGCCTCCTCTGTCCAGCATCCTACTGTCTGTCATCCTCAAATTACCCTCTCTTACCAG GGCATTTTTGACAGAAGTCTGCTCCTCTTTGGACTCTGAGGCCATCAGCAGTCTGAGTGAACTAGCTTCTGTTCTGCACGTCTTGGCGGTCATCAAACACA CAGGGCAGTCTAAAGCAGGTTTGAAGAGCGCAGCCATATGTGTTCAGCAGCAGCTTTACAAGCATGCAGTCCCATCTGTAGACACCAGAGACATCCAGGG GGTTATTTATGAAACTTCATTGAAGACTTTGAATGAAATTCTGGATTTATAA